A genomic region of Oryza glaberrima chromosome 1, OglaRS2, whole genome shotgun sequence contains the following coding sequences:
- the LOC127760472 gene encoding uncharacterized protein LOC127760472, protein MCAAPMASTAQPQQQPQQQQEQQPVAAAAVPTPAPPASEAQPQKPTRVSLSYEEISKLFSLPIAEAASILGVCTSVLKRICRSHGIVRWPYRKLVSGKSGDDTKNAEREKAKGLLEISKVAKQKALSASGLSTVSPGAFQGVAKSQQGSSKAGQVSPPGKQNVLGGSAILSYGTQTKGIPTYMDDFKYGFPSSGLSLQTMKWWGTDSHTETTPAKDDNGEAPESANEASKGMTDDELDWGADEAEAEADADSAITTEPSAQLCSLRRKAVDDGRKLLTGKSCGGLELCRLNKRQKMALAQVFGASLPEQLRSKLG, encoded by the exons ATGTGCGCGGCTCCCATGGCTTCCACTGcccagccgcagcagcagccgcagcagcagcaggagcagcagccggtggcggcggcggcggtgccgactCCGGCTCCTCCGGCTTCCGAGGCGCAGCCGCAGAAGCCGACGAGGGTATCGTTGTCGTACGAGGAGATCTCCAAGCTCTTCTCGCTACCAATCGCAGAGGCAGCCTCCATCCTCG GTGTTTGCACCAGCGTTTTGAAGAGGATTTGCCGCAGCCACGGCATCGTCAGGTGGCCGTATCGAAAG CTTGTATCTGGGAAGTCTGGTGATGACACAAAAAACGCTGAAAGAGAGAAAGCCAAGGGACTTCTTGAGATATCTAAAGTTGCAAAACAGAAGGCTCTAAGCGCATCTGGTCTATCAACAGT ATCACCAGGCGCTTTTCAAGGAGTGGCAAAATCTCAACAGGGAAGTTCGAAGGCAGGACAAGTCTCACCCCCAGGAAAACAAAATGTGTTGGGTGGATCAGCAATCTTGTCCTATGGTACCCAAACCAAAGGCATCCCAACCTACATGGACGACTTCAAGTACGGATTTCCATCATCTGGCTTGTCTTTGCAAACTATGAAATGGTGGGGGACTGACAGCCACACGGAGACCACACCTGCGAAAGACGATAACGGTGAAGCCCCTGAATCAGCAAATGAGGCTTCGAAGGGTATGACCGACGATGAGTTGGACTGGGGAGCAGATGAAGCTGAAGCCGAAGCCGATGCCGATAGTGCGATCACAACCGAACCATCTGCACAGCTGTGCTCCCTGAGAAGGAAAGCTGTAGACGATGGGCGCAAGCTGCTGACTGGCAAGTCCTGCGGGGGACTGGAGCTGTGCAGGCTGAATAAGAGGCAGAAGATGGCTCTCGCCCAGGTGTTCGGAGCCTCACTGCCGGAGCAGTTGAGGAGCAAGCTCGGGTGA
- the LOC127765973 gene encoding low molecular mass early light-inducible protein HV60, chloroplastic-like, whose product MAAATMALSSSFAVAAAAAGGAPWRGVVSAGRAAPRRRVALVVRAQSEPEVEPTKEETATSSSSPSPATTPTPSPAAAAPKANPAASTKLWDVLAFSGPAPERINGRLAMVGFVSALAVEASRGGGLLDQAGSGSGLAWFAATAAVLSAASLVPLLRGETAEARSGGVMSADAELWNGRFAMLGLVALAFTEFLTGSPLVNV is encoded by the exons ATGGCGGCCGCTACCATGGCGCTGAGCAGctccttcgccgtcgccgccgctgctgctggtggcgcGCCATGGCGTGGTGTCGTCTCCgctggccgcgccgcgcctcgccggcgTGTCGCGCTCGTCGTCAGGGCCCAGTCCGAG CCGGAGGTGGAGCCGACGAAGGAGGAGAcggccacgtcgtcgtcgtccccgtctCCGGCGACGACCCCGACTCcgagccccgcggcggcggcgcccaagGCGAATCCGGCGGCGAGCACGAAGCTGTGGGACGTGCTGGCGTTCAGCgggccggcgccggagcggaTCAACGGGCGGCTGGCGATGGTGGGGTTCGTGTCGGCGCTGGCCGTGGAGgcgtcgcgcggcggcgggctcctggACCAGGCCGGCAGCGGGAGCGGGCTGGCGTggttcgccgccaccgccgccgtgctctcCGCGGCGTCGCTGGTGCCGCTGCTCCGCGGCGAGACCGCGgaggcgaggagcggcggcgtgatgagcgccgacgccgagctcTGGAACGGGCGGTTCGCCATGCTCGGCCTCGTCGCGCTCGCCTTCACCGAGTTCCTCACCGGCTCGCCGCTCGTCAACgtctaa